Proteins encoded in a region of the Eulemur rufifrons isolate Redbay chromosome 15, OSU_ERuf_1, whole genome shotgun sequence genome:
- the LOC138395557 gene encoding small ribosomal subunit protein eS27-like, with translation MDVKCPGCYKITMVFSQAQTVVLCVACSTVLCQPTGGKARLSEGRSFRRKQH, from the coding sequence ATGGATGTGAAATGCCCAGGATGCTATAAAATCACCATGGTGTTCAGCCAAGCACAAACAGTAGTTTTGTGTGTTGCTTGCTCCACTGTCCTCTGCCAGCCTACGGGAGGAAAAGCAAGGCTTTCAGAAGGACGGTCCTTCAGAAGGAAGCAGCACTGA